The genomic segment TCAACGGGCAGTTCGGCACTGATTTTTCGTCACCGCCAAGCCTGAGCCCAGGCAGCCTAAGAAGGGTCGCGCGGGCCCTCTGGGAGCAGGGGGTAGCCTACTTCTTCCCCACCATCGTCACGGGCAGCTTCGCGAGTACACGGCAGAGCCTCGAGCTCATATGCGCGCTGGCGAAAGACCCTGTGCTGGCAGGGAGCCTTCCCGGCATCCATCTGGAAGGTCCTTACATCGCCGCGGAGGACGGACCCCGCGGCGCCCACCCGCGCGTCCACGTCCGGCCGCCCTCGCAAAGGGAATTCGCCGCGTGGCAGGAAGCGGCAGGCGGCATGATTCGCCTGATGACCCTGGCGCCGGAGCTTCCGGGCGCGCCGCCCTTCATCCGCGCCCTGCGCGCGGAGGGCGTCCTTATTGCCATCGGCCACACCGACGCCGGTGCTGAGGACATAAAGAATGCGGTGACGGCAGGGGCCATGCTTTCCACGCACCTGGGCAACGCCACCCACGCCCTGCTCAGGCGCCACCCCAATTACCTTTGGGAGCAACTTGCCGAAGACGGGCTGTGGGCCAGCCTCATCGTCGATGGCCATCACCTCCCACCTTCGGTCGTCAAGGCCATGGTGCGCGCCAAGGGAGCAGAGCGGTGCCTGCTCATCTCGGACGCAGCTGCTGTCGCGGGTCTGCCGGCAGGACGCTACGTATTTGCCGGCGCGGACATCGAGCTCACATCCGAGGGTAGCGTGCGCCTTGCCGGTACGGATTATCTGGCCGGTTCGGCCCTTCAACTACCTGAGGCCATCCATAATGTAGCCATGTTTGCGGGTCTTGACCAAGCGGTGGCGCTGGACATGGCCTCGCACCACCCCAGTCTCCTCTTACGCCTGGCCACGCCACTGTCGCTCGAGGTTTTTAGCCACAAGACCTTCACGCTTCTCGAGTGGGACGAGCAGGGTCTAAAGGTCAAAG from the Deinococcota bacterium genome contains:
- a CDS encoding N-acetylglucosamine-6-phosphate deacetylase, translating into MSLNLSCRDYRTGEAVTVSFRDDEVDVVRRGEEDASTSLLFAPAFVDLQVNGQFGTDFSSPPSLSPGSLRRVARALWEQGVAYFFPTIVTGSFASTRQSLELICALAKDPVLAGSLPGIHLEGPYIAAEDGPRGAHPRVHVRPPSQREFAAWQEAAGGMIRLMTLAPELPGAPPFIRALRAEGVLIAIGHTDAGAEDIKNAVTAGAMLSTHLGNATHALLRRHPNYLWEQLAEDGLWASLIVDGHHLPPSVVKAMVRAKGAERCLLISDAAAVAGLPAGRYVFAGADIELTSEGSVRLAGTDYLAGSALQLPEAIHNVAMFAGLDQAVALDMASHHPSLLLRLATPLSLEVFSHKTFTLLEWDEQGLKVKATVVGGSVRHLSKDLRGEKSSS